The Culex pipiens pallens isolate TS unplaced genomic scaffold, TS_CPP_V2 Cpp_Un0058, whole genome shotgun sequence genome has a window encoding:
- the LOC120427586 gene encoding GPI inositol-deacylase isoform X2, whose translation MAYFNLMMYTLMTHNIPNVWQSADHLCVVWCLQFVLVVNRFLHSIIDLDKKSNSKFIANKEIRLTKAYQFFMGGPSSGAEQLSTLTNNMIDEEDWIEDIRRNFQHKFDTGLPKTRVQMIRLDPNPLYKIRYAREPTANRTCSRISPTGSSVRPDPKKKTFENRGQATWKVRRGGSKPALGKSGIGGRKHTRWHRLSRLTLIPLAALDLAP comes from the exons acTCATAATATTCCCAATGTATGGCAATCGGCGGACCATCTTTGCGTGGTATGGTGTTTACAGTTCGTTCTGGTTGTCAATCGTTTTCTGCACAGCATTATTGATTTggacaaaaaatcaaacagtaAATTCATAGCCAACAAAGAAATCAGATTGACGAAAGCATACCAGTTCTTTATG GGCGGTCCTTCTTCCGGTgccg AACAGTTATCAACTCTAACTAACAACATGATAGATGAAGAAGATTGGATTGAAGACATTCGTAGAAATTTTCAGCATAAATTCGATACAGGGCTTCCGAAAACACGTGTTCAAATGATACGCTTAGATCCAAACCCTTTGTATAAG ATTAGATACGCACGCGAACCAACAGCGAACAGAACGTGTTCCCGGATTTCGCCTACCGGAAGTTCCGTGCGCCCAGACCCGAAGAAGAAAACATTTGAGAATCGAGGACAAGCAACCTGGAAAGTCCGAAGAGGAGGATCAAAACCAGCTCTCGGAAAGTCAGGAATCGGCGGGAGAAAACATACGCGATGGCACCGACTATCCCGGCTGACGCTTATCCCGCTCGCGGCATTAGATCTGGCTCCGTAA
- the LOC120427586 gene encoding uncharacterized protein LOC120427586 isoform X1 gives MYHSVPVGEISSSNRSMHKNQFNLLSLNTFCHQKILHRIVQRFIVDQSKSSPDTPVTSNWAIRRESSARSRATSGRTNCPRLSLFRCTSPFPTSFSTRLAAVYRRLGRLFEQLTRVAGAHDMEDGSDEHLQMFNIDDSANETMSECVGGIYPTDTSRETVDNYELGECIDEKWRPISVARILTRTRTFSTWTHPARRWAGNKNQLVTLRLVT, from the exons atgtaccatagtgtgCCGGTTGGAGAAATAAGCAGCAGCAACAGGTCCATGCACAAGAATCAATTTAATCTGCTATCCCTGAACACGTTTTGCCACCAGAAGATCTTGCATCGGATCGTGCAACGGTTCATAGTGGACCAGTCCAAATCTTCGCCGGATACGCCAGTG ACGTCAAACTGGGCGATCCGTCGTGAATCTTCAGCGAGGTCACGTGCGACTTCCGGTCGGACCAACTGCCCACGCCTGAGTTTGTTCAGGTGCACCAGCCCGTTTCCAACATCATTCAGCACAAGGCTGGCAGCAGTTTATCGTCGTCTCGGTCGCTTGTTCGAACAATTAACAAGAGTTGCTGGAGCGCACGACATGGAGGACGGCTCGGACGAGCATCTGCAGATGTTCAACATTGATGACTCCGCGAACGAAACCATGTCGGAGTGCGTCGGCGGAATCTATCCCACGGACACCTCGAGGGAAACGGTCGACAACTACGAGTTGGGCGAGTGCATTGACGAG AAATGGCGGCCAATCTCAGTTGCCAGAATATTGACGCGTACGCGAACCTTTTCGACATGGACTCATCCTGCAAGACGCTGGGCTGGCAACAAGAACCAGTTGGTGACGTTGCGGTTGGTAACCTGA